Proteins encoded by one window of Bacteroidota bacterium:
- a CDS encoding 2-oxoacid:acceptor oxidoreductase subunit alpha gives MEIQVLEDVVIKFAGDSGDGMQLTGGQFTTNTALLGSDLATFPDFPAEIRAPIGTLPGVSGFQLHFSSRKIYTPGDLCDVLVAMNVAALKVNLTAIKKGAIVIVNTDGFDAKNMRLANAATNPLEDGTLEGFEVIKIDVTKLTREALSDITMGVKEKDRCKNMFVLGFLYYMYSRSTDSTERFLTAKFSKKPDILEANLRALKAGYNYADTTEVFSSRYKVEAAKLDPGTYRSIIGNDAASMGFIAASQKSGLPLFLGSYPITPASDILHFLAKYKNFGIRTFQAEDEIAAICSAIGAAFGGHLALTTTSGPGIALKGEAIGLAVMLEMPLVVVNIQRAGPSTGMPTKTEQADLLQALYGRNGECPMPVIAAATASDAFETAFEACRIALQHMIPVMFLSDGYIANGAEPWKFPKAEDLPEIKVEFAKPIEDGETYLPYKRDEKLSRPWAIPGTKGLEHRIGGLEKEAETGNISYDPENHEFMVKLREEKVERIADYIPLQKIESGPEKGKILVLGWGSTYGSIQSAVNHLLADGYTGIAHAHLRYIKPFPKNLGEILFNYDKVIIPEINNGQLVKVIRDKFMIPAIAYNKIKGTPITSTELIEVILKEYAD, from the coding sequence ATGGAAATTCAAGTTCTTGAAGACGTAGTGATCAAATTTGCCGGCGATAGCGGTGACGGTATGCAACTTACCGGCGGACAGTTCACTACAAATACAGCCCTTTTGGGTTCCGATCTGGCAACTTTTCCTGACTTCCCTGCCGAAATTCGTGCACCGATAGGTACTTTACCGGGTGTTTCGGGATTTCAGTTACATTTCAGCAGCCGCAAGATCTACACTCCCGGCGATCTGTGTGATGTTTTGGTGGCTATGAACGTGGCTGCTTTAAAAGTGAACCTTACCGCAATTAAAAAAGGCGCTATCGTTATTGTAAATACCGATGGTTTCGATGCAAAAAATATGCGTCTCGCCAATGCTGCCACCAATCCTTTGGAAGATGGCACTTTGGAAGGTTTTGAAGTGATAAAAATTGATGTTACAAAACTTACCCGCGAAGCACTTTCTGATATCACTATGGGTGTTAAGGAAAAAGACCGCTGTAAGAATATGTTCGTGTTGGGATTCCTTTATTATATGTACAGCAGATCAACGGATTCCACAGAACGTTTTTTAACTGCTAAATTTTCAAAAAAACCGGATATACTTGAGGCTAACCTAAGAGCTTTAAAGGCTGGATATAATTATGCAGATACCACAGAAGTATTTTCTTCCCGCTATAAGGTAGAAGCAGCAAAATTAGATCCCGGAACTTATCGCTCTATCATTGGAAACGATGCGGCTTCCATGGGCTTTATCGCAGCATCTCAAAAATCGGGGTTGCCTTTGTTTTTAGGTTCTTATCCTATCACTCCGGCATCAGATATATTACATTTTTTAGCAAAATATAAAAATTTCGGTATCCGCACATTTCAGGCGGAAGATGAAATTGCAGCCATTTGTTCGGCAATAGGCGCCGCTTTTGGTGGTCATTTAGCATTAACTACTACCTCGGGACCTGGGATTGCACTTAAAGGCGAAGCAATTGGACTTGCAGTGATGTTGGAAATGCCTTTGGTTGTTGTAAATATTCAGAGAGCAGGTCCTTCAACAGGAATGCCTACTAAAACGGAACAAGCCGATCTTTTACAAGCACTTTACGGCAGAAACGGTGAATGCCCGATGCCTGTAATTGCTGCTGCAACTGCAAGTGATGCATTTGAAACGGCTTTTGAAGCCTGCAGAATAGCTTTACAGCATATGATCCCCGTAATGTTCTTGAGTGATGGTTATATCGCAAACGGAGCAGAACCTTGGAAATTCCCTAAAGCGGAAGACCTTCCGGAAATTAAAGTGGAATTTGCAAAACCAATTGAAGACGGTGAAACTTATTTACCATACAAACGCGATGAAAAATTATCCCGTCCATGGGCAATTCCCGGAACAAAAGGATTGGAACATCGCATTGGCGGATTAGAAAAAGAAGCGGAAACAGGAAATATTTCTTACGATCCTGAAAACCATGAATTCATGGTGAAACTGCGTGAAGAAAAAGTGGAACGCATCGCTGATTATATTCCACTCCAAAAAATTGAAAGCGGTCCTGAAAAAGGAAAAATTTTAGTATTGGGATGGGGTTCAACATATGGCTCTATTCAAAGTGCAGTTAATCATTTATTAGCTGATGGTTATACAGGAATTGCACACGCACATTTGCGTTATATAAAACCTTTCCCTAAAAATTTAGGAGAGATATTATTTAATTACGACAAAGTAATTATTCCTGAAATTAATAACGGACAATTAGTAAAAGTGATCAGAGATAAATTTATGATTCCTGCAATTGCGTATAATAAAATTAAAGGAACACCGATTACGAGTACGGAATTAATTGAAGTTATTCTTAAAGAATATGCTGATTAA